TCCTTTCTCCTCAGATTTCCAGAACCCCAAGAGATAAGTCCAGCTGTCCCTTAAGAAAGAAAGTTTCCTGTCATCTTATTGACAAATTGAAATTTGAATAGTAAATTCTGGTCATGGTCACTGGTCTAACGAGCCTCCTAAAGTCAGGGGAGAAGCAGCTTCCTGTGCTAGATACAACGTTGATTATTATGCATTCTATACCTCAGAAGTTTTATAAAGCTCTTAAAAGAGCTTAGTAAGAGTAGTATGGCAGCTATTCCTTGCTACACATGCATGCTAAAATAGTCACCTTTGTATGTGTAATGCTGTGGTAGGGTCCATGTGTATGTGTGATGATATGGTACTGTGATAACGACAACAACATGTACCATGGTATGAGTGATCAGAAGTGTATGGACTGCATTAACTCCACCTGTGTTTCTATTTTGCCACTGTCTTGATTTTCATTTAAGCAAGGAGTCAGACTGGTAACAGAATTTCTCTGCCTGGAGCattgtttggggaaaaaaataaataaataaaacttgcagtgtgtttgctttcttcatAAGGTTGCTAGTACTGGTTGGTACCAGTATTAGGGAGTGCTGTTCTCCTAAAAGAAACCAAAGGTAAAGTACTGTGCAGCTCTGTCTAACAGTGCTGCTTTAACTTGCATTCAGGACAAAAGCACAGCACTCTGCTGCACATAGATCCTatggatttattttgtttcttcccaAGTGCATGCAGTCTTCATCCTGGTTCTGTTCTTATcttttttttgtcctctttCATGTAATTAAAACTATTTTGGTATGATCAGTAGACAACTTACTGAAGGATGTTAAAAGcagttgtatttttttcttctattttctttttttttttaaataaactaTAGCAAGAACTATGAACCCAAAGATTGAGTGTATTACTTCAGCTTTACCAGTGCCACTAAAGCACAGGTAGTTTGCAGCTTGGAATAAAATGGGGAAGAAAACGAAAAACTCCTCAGACAAACTCTGCTCCAAATTGGCATCATGGAAAGCACTTGCTTTGTGAAACCTCACCTTCTTGTTTAGTACTGCTAAAGACTCTCACTTGTATTATCATGTTTCACATGCATGGGTTTGTATGGGTGGAGTGAGTTAGGATCTTTCAGAAGTACCACAGTTTGTTTGATAATGGTGTTGCTGattacaaaaggaaaaagcactTTGGAAGAGACTGCTAGACTTTTTTAGTTGTTGACTTTTAAAGGGTCGTGTTTATTGTTTGtgatgtttgtttttcttcatgttcatcTGCATTTTAATCTTACAATCTTGTGTGTAGATCTCATGCTGACTCTGCAAAATCCAGCTCTTCCGAAACAGACTGCAATGATAACGTGCCCTCCCACAAAATCCCCGCTCCATCAGCGAGCAAGCATGCTGTGAATGGCTTTTTTCAGCAGCAAGGTGTCTACGACTCGCCGCCCTCCCGTGCTGGACTGACCCTGGCAGACTGCAGCCTTTATAACCTGCCTAGGAGTTACTCACAGGATGTTTTACCGAAGGCAGCGTCTCCCTCTGGGACTGATGCGGAGGGAGAGCAACACGTTTTCAGTACCCCGTCAACGACGTCTTCGCTGGACGCACAGATGAGACACGTCTCCATTAGCTATGACATTCCGCCCACACCTGGAGGTACTTACCAGATTCCACGAACTTATCCAGAGGGAACGTTGTCTCAGACTTCCAAACTGGAGACTATTCCAGATATTCCTCCGCCTCGGCCACCGAAACCTCACCACGCCGCAGATCGCTCTCCTGTGGAAACATGTAGCATTAGTCGCACTGCTTCAGACACTGATAGTAGCTATTGCATCCCGACGGCGGGAGTGCCGCCCTCACGCAGCAATACCATTTCAACTGTAGACCTGAATGTCTTCCGTAAAGGTCAGtgctccctgtcctgctcctccaAAGAATTTGTGTCAGAtgatggtgtggtgggttgaaaaattCCCCCCAGTGGTAAATTGCCAGAGCGGCTCAGTTGGGAGCaagtgaagctgtatttacaagcagaactacaatctaaaatgaaatgcaatgaatatgtacacaatatacagtatttacatatAGGTGCAAGTATTTAcagtttataaacagcacaaaagcCCCCCCTGGCAAAAAACAGGGGAGCTACCAACAGCTTCTCTACTCCCTGCCCCTTACCCCCCTATAtgcaagggacaagagaaagagcagagagttgttggTTAATACTCAGCCACAATAAAGaacgcagccaaggtcagtgaaagccagcagaagcacaagttagtatctctcagAGCGAGGAAgcccaaaagagagaaaggtaGGTTACCTTACTAGCCTTATGTTTATAATCcatccaatgggattatttagaattTACCATCCTTTTTCAAAaaggcattggatgtggcacttgaagccatggtttagtagtcatgaggtcttgggtgacaggttggacctgatgatctttgaggtctcttccaaccttattgattctatgattattttcctgtttacacccaatggtgatttatttatgcTCTACCACTTTGCGTttaagatctgtggaaaattttccaggcaTAGCCTAGAACTACTACAGATGGCATTTTGTGATGATTGAGGAGGGGCATTTCCAGCCTTTAGAAACAAGCAGGTAGCCCTTCACACAGCAGTCTGTGGGCACAGCACTTAAATATGGAATAGAGGAAAAAGGAGATCATTGCTGCTGTGATGGTTTTCTTCAAAGAATGGAACATCCATGAGGAATGTTTATTGTACTGTGGCATTTGGTCTTGGCTAAAAACATTTGAAGATCTAGGCATTTGTTGCTGCTTATCTGTAGAAAACAGCAGTGAAGAACTAATCGCTTTCTCTTTTGGCTAATAAGTTCACATAGCTGAACTCAATGCTTCTGTTACCAGCCTTTCAGAATGACTGAAGTAAGGTTAGTGTAGAGTAGCCCAAACCTGTAGAAGCTTGAAAGTGTTTCATGAAAGCCATTGTGACTTGGAGTATACTCAGAGCATCGAGACCAGCCCTAATCTGGTGCTCATTGCCACCAGCCTCTATTTTTCTCCTTGTGATAGACGTACCTACTGCAGACTTAAGGAAAATTAAAGTTGCTCCTTGTAGTCACCTAAATGTAGGTATCCAGGTGTGCTGGTGTGTTTTGTAGGCTGTTTTTCCTTTAGATTTGCTAGGACATTCAACTGCTACTTAAAAGGATTTGGTGTTTCTTTGAGGgtattttctgccttttatttatTATCCTGTTCTTATGCCCTCAGATTTAAAGTCAAGAAATGCAGTGAGAGGTGGAGATTGGGAAGCTGCTATTTATTGTTACAAAGAACAATTGTTCTGGTCTTGCTAAGCACTCTCAGGCTAAGAGTTTCACTTTTTTTCAGGTTCCTGAGGCAGATGGGCATCACAGTGATTATTTTTAAAGTGAATTTTTAATGTTAGAGGGAATTTGAAGGCAAATTGTTGGAGTTGTGCTAGGCATGGAATGGGAGGCTGAAATGAAGAagggggcagggacagggatttTAAAGGAGGAAATACACGGAATGAATGTGGTCATACAGGTGCTCAGTACTATCCTGTTTGCCGTTCGTTTTGTAGTTGAAGTGTAAGAATATTTGTGGTTGTTGGTGTTTTAAAATGACAAAGTAATACCCTGAAAGAtccttgtttgctttgcttcacTTCTCTCATTTTGGCAAGTTTCCAAGCCAAGTACTCCTACACTAAAACTGAGATTGTCAGCCTCAGGAAAAGCAGCCTTTCTGAAAACACTGTTTTAATTTGGCACTTAATAGCAGaagtgtttatttttccttctaggTGGAAatctcaaaaaaccccacaccaaaccaacaaaaaacccccaccacaacTTCAGAGTGCTTTTTGAGGGCCAGGCAGGGATAAAAACCAGAGGTTTGTCCACAGGTTCTATGTGGCATCAAGTGGAGGGACATAACTGTTACAGCCCGTTTCGTGCATGGGTGAGGACGAGCTGGGAGCCAGATGTCTCACATACCCTCCTgtccatcatagaatcatccacAAAGCTAAGGACTGCCAAGATTCAGGACTCTGAAAATGGAGAGATCTTAAGTGATGTAGAAGTTCAAACTGAAAGCCCCCAGAGACccagtgaggagctgggggcagagatTCACCTATTCCTGCAAAGGCTGGAATCCCGTTGAACCAGCACTTTCCAAGGGAAGGGCTTTCGGTCAGGAGACCTTTCTCCAGAAGCTAAATTACATCTGCTATTTGTTTTAGTATAGATTTGTCATGAGGGCCCAGAATCTCAAACCCCACTCTTACACTAAATTCTCACACCTGTTTATTTGAAAGGAAGAATTTGCTGCTGTTTTAAAATGACTTTCTTTTCATGCCAAGGAAAGATGCCACTGTGAGAGCTTCATGTTGTGACTGACGAGTGTTAAGTTTGTTTGTGAACAGAGTCTTCTCAAGTATATAGATAAAATCTGTGGCCACAGCTCCAGGAGGTGTGTTtgtgtgctctcagcagcagacagTAAATAATAACAGACTCTGGATGCCAAGTGACAGGAACAGGAATGATAAATAGCCACTTTCTCTTCTTGTTTCTTCAGAAATTAGTTCTCAAGACTGTTATGATATTCCACGAACCTTTCCGAATGACAGATCTAATTCACTGGAGGGCTTCCATAACCACTTTGTAAGTATGACTTGAGCTGATGAGAGGCAACAGTGACAGTGCTTGAATGCTCCTTGTTCCCGTGCTTAGCAGCAAGCCGTACGGCCTTTGTGATGTTTCGCTTTCAGTAGAATATATTCATTTGAGTAGATTAGGTTAAAAACTCATGTGATTCACAGCTGATTGCATAACTTATTTTGTTAAAGGAAATATATGTTAATTCTAGAAAAACAGAAGCATGTTGACAGTGGGAAGTGTTTCAAGTGAAGAACTAGATGAAAATTATGTCCCAATGAATCCCAACTCTCCTCCACGACAGCATTCCAGCAGCTTCACTGAACCCATCCAGGAAACAAACTATGTACCAATGACACCAGGCACGTTTGATTTTCCCTTATTTGGAAAGCAagtccctcctcctgctcacatgggGTTCAGGTCCAGTCCAAAGACCCCTCCCAGACGGTCAGTACCTGTTGCAGAATGTGAGCCACCGCCAGTGGATCGGAACCTCAAACCAGACAGAAAAGGTGAGGAAAATGTCTAATAGAAGTTGATTTTTTAGCATCTAAGAGAAATGACACATTTCTCTCAACTTCTGATTTGTGGAAAATTATCATTGTTTTTAGAAATTCTAACAAAAGAACATGTTAGTCAGAATAAAATGCTGTCCATAACATAAAGGATCATTTTAAACCATATTAAAACATCACAATAACAATGCAAAACACACATAAGTCTAAATTTTATTGCTGCAGTTAGTAATGAAAAAATGATACAGAGTTGCTGACACTCAGAAGTAGGAGGTTTAGTCCTTGTTCACAGAAGATAGTGGGCTGACTTGTGATGGAGGGAGGAGGTCACACGAGGCATCAGACAGAAGACAAATTTATCGCCATAACAGTGCTTGATACAGGATCAGTACCCATCTTCATTGTGTGAAGTAAAAGTTAAAGATAACATATTTAACTACTCTAGGTGTTTGCTTTTGATGAAAACATTCTTAGGAGAAATTAGTTGTTACAACAAGATTGAATTgcattttgtgctgctttttaGTCCTGCTCAAAAGTGTGCAGTGGTCCTAGAAATCTGATGTGGGATAACTCCTACAAATGTGTTCAAATGAAGGAAGAATTAGATAGAAGAGAGAGTGTTTACTGCTAAGTAGGTGATGTCCAGTCTTCATGTCAGTCTGTAAAAGCTATGAAAATCACTTTAGTTAGAGCTGTTTAATGCTGAAGTGGCAATGGCCACATGGGGTAGTCAGAGGAAGATGTCTAACATGTGGGCTGTGAGGTTACCATATATTGTTTACCTTGGGATCCAAACTGCAGTATGGAACTGCTAATTCAAGACAACTCTTATGAGATATGTACTTTATCACAGGAGCTGGGTGCCAGACCTGTATTGGAATTTATATAAACTCTAGTATGTGAACATTTCCTTGCCATTATAGAGTGTGGTAGATCAAACAGAGTCCTAAAGCAAAAGGGCAACTAGCTTAAGGTAGAAATATTGTAAGCTGCTGAATGTGTGGGAGATGACTGTTAGCAGTCTGAAGAAGCTGCAACAACTTCAATGACAAAACTggtaccaaaaaaacccaacacaaaccaacccaaaaaaacccccaaaactttAGAGAGCTCCTTCAAAGCTATCCTAAAAAGTGTTCTCTTCAGTCTGGTGCATCCTAGGTTTACTTTTCCTTTAAATAGGGTTTCTTAGGCTGATGAGTGTTCTTAAGGAAAGAAGGCACTTTTGTGATGTCTCTAAGACATACTCATATAGACAATCATTAATACATAGACAATCACTAATACATAGCTTGGACTTTCCAGTTCATGTAAAGTGTTTCATTAGTCAGCCTATCAGAAATGCAAATGCTAAGGAACTTATTTCCCTACTGTACAGACAGGATAACTTACTTTCTTGTAGAAAGGAGAACTAGAGAACATTAGGTCAAATGTCTGAACTATTTTGTACTGAAGTAAGTCCTGTTTTTACTAATATGTGCTTGAAAAATTACTATTTACATTGAGAAAGGCTGACTTCATTTAGGGGAAAACTCAAATATTCAGATGATCCAAAATATTCACTACCTAAACCttgaaattaatatttttaccACTAAGTGAATACAGCTTGTAATTAAGTGAAGTAGATCATAGCATCATGATATAGATGATCTCAGTGTGAAATGGGAAGTACCACATGTCATTCTGGCTGTCCATCTTCAGAAAATGAGGCATGGCCCTTTTCAAGACCTTGGCTCTCTGCTTGTGTCTAATTGTTCCTGTGTTACCAGACAGTAGTTTGGGTTAGTTCTTAGGAACTACTGACAGCAACAGATTGATGAAAGTTGATACTGGAAAATATGCTCAAAATAAACAGTGAGCTACTTTAAAATAGTTTCCCTGACTGGCCAGTTTGTGTATTTTACTGATAAAATGTTTGACCTTCAAAAGTAGCTAATTGCTATGTTGGAAAGCTGTTCACTGTGGCTGTTGGCAGTGCAAAGCAGCCACACAGATGtctgctggaagcagcactGATGCTCTTGCATCTCTTGTCTTAAACCTGAAGTGTTCCACCTTCTGAAAGTAACTCCTTACAGAAATAACTTTAGGAAAATAAAACTGCAGTTCCTTTTGAGTTAAAATAGGCTATAACTCTTGTTCTAGTGGATCCTTACCTGACTAAAATGAGTGTGTGCTTTAGAGTCTACTGGGTTGCTTTAACAGCTTCCACGTTCTTGTAGCTACCAGGTTGTTTCTGCTTATATAAATGTTCTGCAATGGTCTTCTGCTCCAAATCAGTGCATAAATTATCAAGTTGGCTGAAATGGTAAATAAAACTTAGGCAGACATAGAAAGGGAGGAAATAGTACATAAAATGGTTCTCAGTATTGCTTCTttaaatgttttggggtttgttttggaggTTTCGAAATATGCCATTGCTTCAAGAATTCCTGTTGCAATCCTCTAAGAGAGTCTATCATCTCAAAAAGGTCTCTGCTACTGTGGAGATCAATGTGTTGGTGATAAGGCCTCTAGGTCTATGAGAGCCCATCTCATCTTTTGACTGAAAAAGCTGCTGTATAGTGGTTACAGATTGCTGCAAAAGTAGTGTTTGCACTGCCTCCAAGTGACAATTCCTTTTTGGTAGCTACTCTAGTTACTGAGAAGTATCACCAACACCTTTCATGTGAGCATTATCTCTAGCTCAGTAATGTTTTTTTGTGTGGGCCAGGGAGGTTTGTTACATTTGGTGCTAAAAATGCATTTGACAAAGAATGCAGCGAAGCTTGTTGTTGTCATATATGCTTAGCATCTCCTGGTTTTCTTTGGTTTAAGGGCTTTATTGCTACAGGCAGTATAGTTTGACAAGGGTAGAAGATGGAAGACTCAGTGATAGCAGTggccattcatagaatcatagaatggtttgggttggaaggggccttcaaaggtcatctagtccaacccccctgtgctgactagatcaggttgctcagagcactctccaacctgacctggaatgttctGGTGCATATAGCCTGCACTCTTCTCTGCTATCTCTGTTTTGTAAATGTGAGATGAAACATACTCAGTTACTTCTGGTTCTGCTGTCTGTGAAGAAGAATGTGTCTGGCAGCAAGGATCTGGCAATCTGTCtcgcagcagcagtgacagtgtAATGTGTATGTCTTCACAGCTCTGATATAAGCAcctggtgttttgggtttgtattACATTGTTAATTCTACAAGTTTTTAAGAATAAATACAGTTCTATAGTGTAATGACTGTGACAGAGGATTGAGTTAGGAACAATTAGTAATGTGGCTAAACTAAATGTAGGTAATAAATAGGTCTGAAATGCACTAAGGTAGATGCACATTTGTCTGAGGAGGTACttgtgcagccctgctgtgagagCCTCAGGCTCCTCAGTCTTCCCACCTGTAGGAGTAGCCTGGTCAGGGGCCATGGTGAGGTGTTGGATAccctgtagattttttttttcatcccttcCTAGAGCTTTGTTTTAGAAAATGGGCTAAAACATGATAGCAGTATTTTAGCAATTATATATCTCCTTGAGGTGACACTACATTTTCACATAGTTTCATTTCTCTAGCTCACAGCTGTTTCTGTGAGCTTCCAGTGTGGGGAGCATCCAGTACTTTCTGGAAGTCTTGAAAGTAATTTGAAAACATGATGCTGGCTTCCTGCCCCAATAA
Above is a genomic segment from Dryobates pubescens isolate bDryPub1 chromosome 24, bDryPub1.pri, whole genome shotgun sequence containing:
- the GAB1 gene encoding GRB2-associated-binding protein 1 isoform X5 is translated as MSGGEVVCSGWLRKSPPEKKLKRYAWKRRWFVLRSGRLTGDPDVLEYYKNDHAKKPIRIIDLNLCQQVDAGLTFNKKEFENSYIFDINTIDRVFYLVADSEEEMNKWVRCICDICGFNPTDEDAVKPPVSSLQPSAELPLPINTSPPSIQAESSLPPPYQLINIPPLESSSGQEDPQDYLLLINCQSKKPEPMRSHADSAKSSSSETDCNDNVPSHKIPAPSASKHAVNGFFQQQGVYDSPPSRAGLTLADCSLYNLPRSYSQDVLPKAASPSGTDAEGEQHVFSTPSTTSSLDAQMRHVSISYDIPPTPGGTYQIPRTYPEGTLSQTSKLETIPDIPPPRPPKPHHAADRSPVETCSISRTASDTDSSYCIPTAGVPPSRSNTISTVDLNVFRKEISSQDCYDIPRTFPNDRSNSLEGFHNHFKNRSMLTVGSVSSEELDENYVPMNPNSPPRQHSSSFTEPIQETNYVPMTPGTFDFPLFGKQVPPPAHMGFRSSPKTPPRRSVPVAECEPPPVDRNLKPDRKGQSPKILRPKAHGLERTDSQTIGDFTTRRKAKPAPLEIKPLPEWEELQAPVRSPITRSFAREICLEATILMEEAALW